Proteins found in one Fulvitalea axinellae genomic segment:
- a CDS encoding cytochrome b/b6 domain-containing protein, with amino-acid sequence MKNNTNRLGATYRIWHWVNGVAVLGLLGTVILRKTFLSWRTNSAVIQDKLSEFGVTADAAKATAKTIRAPMWEWHYIFGFIATGALVIRLIQIIAKKDTSSLAPAKKVSSGGKDAFVRLSYIAFYIMLGVMAVTGIALYYSDSFGLTGDFKHDIKEFHEALMWFFAIFTPVHLLGVFLSELTDKPGIISRMINGKGQKTEKPVEETEIV; translated from the coding sequence ATGAAAAACAATACGAACAGACTCGGCGCCACCTACCGGATTTGGCACTGGGTAAACGGCGTTGCCGTACTGGGCCTACTGGGCACTGTCATTTTACGGAAGACTTTTTTGAGCTGGCGTACAAACAGTGCCGTAATCCAAGACAAACTATCAGAGTTCGGCGTTACGGCCGACGCGGCCAAAGCCACGGCGAAAACCATAAGGGCCCCAATGTGGGAATGGCATTACATCTTCGGGTTTATAGCCACTGGGGCGTTGGTGATTCGCTTAATACAGATTATCGCCAAGAAAGACACTTCCTCCTTGGCTCCGGCAAAAAAGGTCAGCTCTGGGGGAAAAGACGCATTTGTGAGGCTATCCTACATCGCTTTTTATATTATGCTCGGCGTAATGGCCGTAACGGGCATCGCTCTTTACTATTCTGACTCCTTCGGGTTAACAGGCGACTTTAAGCATGATATCAAAGAATTCCACGAAGCCTTGATGTGGTTTTTTGCTATTTTCACTCCAGTCCACCTCTTAGGGGTTTTCTTAAGTGAGTTAACTGACAAGCCAGGCATCATCTCAC